DNA sequence from the Sphaeramia orbicularis chromosome 13, fSphaOr1.1, whole genome shotgun sequence genome:
cacaaagcatattccaaatgatgaaaaataagaattgattgattgattatgatTTTTGATATATGGAACAAATGATTGAGagtatttttgtatattacttTATCACATTGCTCTGTactgactgtaaaaataatagtgtgttttttgttttgtttttttaaggtgaGATGTCTCTCTGGTGTCCCTGATCCTCACATCTCTTCCTGAGGGTGGCAGTCCACTCAGTAGCCTCTCACCATGACTGAAGTTTTGGGACAGAGAAGCTTGTTGGGCTTTGGTGTTTTGCTGGCATGGTTGGTGCTGTTTCACCTGCTGGTTAACATCTGGCTGCTGTGTGTGTTCACCAGCCTGCTGGTTGTACTTGGTGGCTGGCTTGGCTCACAGGCTGTCCTAGAGTCCAACAACATGGTTCATCTGGAGAGGTTTATCACCCTTGAGCAGGTAAATGTAAAGATAATAGACTAATGTAATTGCAGCCTTGAGAAACACAAGCCCAAATTTCCCCTTTTAATTCCTATTTACAACTTTtacaattttccaaaattttcAGGTTCCATACTCTGTGAAGGATGagcaggacctggaccaggagatTCATAATACAGTCAGGAAAATCATCAGGGATTTTGTGGCTTCTTGGTATACTACTGTGTCTTCTGAGAGTGGTTTTGAAAAGGAGGTTCAAGATGCCATGATTTCTATGGCCATGGAGCTGAAAATCCGTGCAAGACAGGTTGACAGGAAGGTACTGTTATTCAAAAACCATCTGTTTTGCTCTGTGTGACATGGAAAGGCAAAGATACTGAAAATCACTAGCTAAACGGTCACTATTGACATGCATTTTTCAAACTGGGTTAAGGTCatgtaaatgtataaaataaaccCATTGAATATGGCCTACACTAAAACATATAGAGTTTATCCAGATCCATAAaaaagttttgttcatttttattcaaaatGAACAATGGGTTTTGTATGCATTACATATGAGCAGTATATAATGATTTGACAACAAACCAtaattgataacactggtcaacaacaaatttattgtttaagttttttgagctgatttaggataattttggtgtgctgaatccaaaaatcacattcattttgttcaatcaggtcaactttatgagctatgctacatattgggtttttaacatttttgcttacatttatgggcattttcacatcatatgatacaaaattctttcatatttcttgcaataaacgagttctgaagattttacttttgccaatttatgattaatggtttttttaatattacaggtgaatgaaatggcttcgactagaagatcttgcaaaaataagcctgaagtattctgctacatctgcggtgaatacaccattgtacctaacaggaatcctgttagaaaatgattttttttctcttaaaatctattttgggtgagaactatataaaaaatcaactgataaagtcgcaaaaatgtaatcaattttgtgagaagatcagatttttcaaaatcaaattagcaaaaaaacctgacctgattgagaaaaacagatgtcatttttggatttagtggtgcaaaatggtcctaattcagttgaaaaaacctagacaacttgcaaaaaacatttttttgtaacccagtgtaataactcATTCAAAACATACATATAGTAAGGAAGTGACAGTTCTGTATATCAGTGTGTGATGGTTAAAGTTATCAGAAATGTAGCTCCTCTTATACTGTTGTATAAACATAGGGAATGTGATATATAATCGTCTTACCAATCATACCAATTGATCAGAAACTGAAAAGAGAAGGGATAGTGAAGGGCAAATAATATATCTGATAACCTGTTAATTACGTTTGAAAACAGCTAGACATTAAACCACATTTAACAGTTCTGTTTGATAGTGTTACATGATGCAGTAAAAAAGGTGTCAGTTAATTCTGAAATATTGACGCACATTTATAGATATAATTACATTTTGTTATGGGAGTTTATCCTTTATACAGGATGAGAAGAGAAACTGACTGATCTGAGTTGAattgtctttgtgtttcttttattctgTAGCAGAAGGAGCAAATCTGACTAAGTACACACAGTAGTCTGAACAGAGTAGCTTCCCGAAAAaagctcacacatactgtagGTTTTATACAAGGTGGTTGCTGGGCAGATGGGAGGATGCGCAATACCATTTCTGAGAAACCACATGGGTGTTGATTTCTTAGAGTGTACCAAGGTTAACATGTAAAATTTTCCATTACAATTTACAATGTAAATCCTGAAGCAGAAATGCTCTAGTATGACGTTATATAACATATTTTGGTATAATGTTCATACATTACATTCAACACAAAACTATGTGTCAAGTGCttgagtgaaaacagaaaaacagacagttaCTTCCAAATTAAACAATACTTTCCCTATTCTCTCAAACAATAATCAGAACTGAAAGGGGTAGGATGCTAACTTTTGCTGTTGTCTAACTGTACTTAATAGGTCAAATATacacaaatttattgttttaccTTGAAATATGGACTAGTGACCCTGATGATTTTCACCATTTTTGCTGATCAATCAGTAAAAAAGTACTTGAAGAAAATTTGCCACATTCCCTGCATCTAAGTGGCATGAACACAACAGTGTAGGGCATTTGAGCATGACATCAGAGGAAAAATCACTGCTTTGTGAAAGTGAtctgttcaatcaatcaatcaatcaatcaatcaatcaatcaatcaatcaatcaatcaatcaatctttatttatgtagcactttttcaTAAAATGAAATGTAGCATAAAGTGCTTTTTCATACAAAATCAGTACACCCCaataccaccacacacacatacacacacaccccgcCACCCATGTACCTAATGTTAATAcccataaaatacaataaaacaaaaagaaatagacAAAGAAATACAGGAAAGAAACAGGCTGAGCATGGGGGGGACCATAAAACAACAGAGAGGAGGCACTATCGCAGGGAGCCACCCTGTTGATTTCTCATGTTTTATAGGGGAGTCTGCTCCTTTTAGCTTTCAATCATGATGAGAATAAtccttttttatttgaacaaaaaatattggaaaaaaaaatttaactaagTTTTAACAACACCAAATGTGCTTTTTTTCCCACAGACAGCTCTAATTTCAATTAAAAAGACTTGTGCTTGTAGACAAACCCGTTATAATAAACTAAAAGTTCACCAtctgaattaaaaataaaaccaacTTTCTTGACACGACAtgaaacataaattaaaaaaaaaccccacaattcCAGAAACAGCACTGAAAAAAATTTTTATTGCAAGTAAAATCTGCCTCATTTAAATTTTATTCCTAATGTTAATGGATCATGATGTACAAGAATGAACTGGTTTTGTGACTTTCAGCACCTTAAGTAATAATGATAGATATTAGTTTTATAAATCGTATTTGGTGTCATGCATTCTTTCAGAAAGGGTTTCCTCATAAAACTGTAAACACCAGaactaaatgaaaatgaataaatttcttgtaaaactaaataaatatgaagtaaattcaagtaataaataaatataaaaactaatTATTTTAGGTTAGTCATGAACCAAGTTTTAATTAACATGATGAAATCCATAATCATTATTAAAATCAGTTAGTAATGGTTCTAGTGGAAAAGCTTGTCATCAGATTTACTTAACAGGTGACTGTGAATGCAGGAGCTGACCCAGAAGATCCTCGACCTGTTCGGATGTCACCTGCAGGACTTCCTCAAAGCCAAGGAGGTGGTGATGGAGCAGCAGAAGCCTCTGAGCGTGAAGTGGAGCAGCGACAAGGAGCAGTTGTGGAAAGCATATTCCACAGTTACCGCACCTCATCTTGCAATGTCTAGCAATGCTGTGGAAGTAAACTACACCAGAGCTTTTGTAGATTTATTGCTGCATATTTTGGTACCATCCCCTCACTTGGAGACCCGGACTGGACGTTTTGTTGTAGGAGAACTCATTACCTGCAACGTCCTGCTCCCTCTCATAGACAAATTATCTGACCCTGACTGGTTGAACCTCTTTATGATTGAAATATTTGGAAAGTCCAGCGTGCAGCGGAAAGCAGCTGTGGAAGAACTACAAACTTCAGCCCTGCCACTGGTGCCAGCAGCACCAACTGAATGTGAGCTTCCTCCCCAGCAAGAGACCGTTAACATACCTCAGACGAATATTGAGGCAGAGACTGAAATGCTGGACGATGTAGAGACTGCTACACCTGAACTGGCTGCTTATGATGTGATTGACTCTGAGGAGCTGGATGGTCCACAGAACACTGAGGAAGAAGAACCAACTCAACCTTTTTTAAGGCATTACTTGAGAGGAAGTAAGTCAAACCCATTTTACCGAGAAAACGACTCCGATCTGGACTCTCCTTTGACTGAATATAAACGAAGCTCCATTGATTCTCTGGTCATGATTGGCCAAGATGAAGGCCTGGAGGACAGGCAGAAGGAATGTGCCCCTTCTGCCAAAAACAATGGGGTAGACTTGGATGTTGACACCAATGGAGTGGATGGCTCCTGCCCTAAAGTCCTGGTAAATTCACAACCACTAGAGCGTCCCAGTGGCTGTGGGTCTTCATTATTAAAGGCAGCAGAGAGTGCACCCTCTCCCAGCAGCCTCCAGGACCTGGAGAGAGAGGGTGTGTCGCCTTCATTTAATCCAAGCCGAGAGCTCCTTCTGGGCATAGAGCAGACTGTCAGCTCACTGGGGAGCCCCAGTGAGTTAACTGTTATCAGTCCATTGCAGGGCTCATCCCCCATGCCATCATTTAGTTTTGAGCCGCTCAGCAGCCCTGATGGTCCAGTCATCATCCAGAACCTCCGCATCACGGGCACCATCACAGCCAAGGAGCACCGCGGCACTGGCTCGCACCCCTACACTCTCTACACAATCAAAGTAAGGAGATGGCCACATCTGTATCCGTTTACCTCTGTCTGATTGTTATTGCTTATTCTGGTGTGCAGAGGTGAATAGTGATGCCATAAACTGTACTCAAAAATTGTTATAGTTTGAAAATGGTGCCTCAAGTGTGTATTTAAGGAGCTGCTTAAATAATTGCTACAGTGAGAGCAAGAGACtgtctattttattcattttaattaggTAAGGGTgagcacatatacagggtggggaagcaaaatttacaatgaacatttagttgttt
Encoded proteins:
- the snx19b gene encoding sorting nexin-19 isoform X2; the encoded protein is MTEVLGQRSLLGFGVLLAWLVLFHLLVNIWLLCVFTSLLVVLGGWLGSQAVLESNNMVHLERFITLEQVPYSVKDEQDLDQEIHNTVRKIIRDFVASWYTTVSSESGFEKEVQDAMISMAMELKIRARQVDRKELTQKILDLFGCHLQDFLKAKEVVMEQQKPLSVKWSSDKEQLWKAYSTVTAPHLAMSSNAVEVNYTRAFVDLLLHILVPSPHLETRTGRFVVGELITCNVLLPLIDKLSDPDWLNLFMIEIFGKSSVQRKAAVEELQTSALPLVPAAPTECELPPQQETVNIPQTNIEAETEMLDDVETATPELAAYDVIDSEELDGPQNTEEEEPTQPFLRHYLRGSKSNPFYRENDSDLDSPLTEYKRSSIDSLVMIGQDEGLEDRQKECAPSAKNNGVDLDVDTNGVDGSCPKVLVNSQPLERPSGCGSSLLKAAESAPSPSSLQDLEREGVSPSFNPSRELLLGIEQTVSSLGSPSELTVISPLQGSSPMPSFSFEPLSSPDGPVIIQNLRITGTITAKEHRGTGSHPYTLYTIKYETAMGCDNSISIQPGSEDSDSALTGSENPSPVQPVAYHMVNRRYSEFLNLQTRLEEKAELRKLIKGVKGPKKIFPDMPFGNMDSDKIEARKGLLETFLKQLCAIPEIANSEEMQEFLALNTDARIAFVKKPFITSRIDKIVVNAIVDTLKTAFPRSEPQSPTEDDTEVDGGKLNTDKKNRSRLKFSGKTIPLMNGSDIRPTVLFSLEQTSTVFNGMSLGDLEAFILDRERLALRPEAETEETTVGEEGGGGEDKILRRETSETALAEVALNILCLLMKEQWSWLCTENIQKAIRLLFGTFINRWLDVSVANLTCTRYWVTYLQVIQEAVWPGGTLPTTPQRERSQQQKDVTKEEALHCLMRLLPDLVSEMLGSVKYKLSWQTALESLQDPYINRHLLYCIFDLLLEFLVPEIPEEDFQRSLLQTLSKNPEKLLV
- the snx19b gene encoding sorting nexin-19 isoform X1 — translated: MTEVLGQRSLLGFGVLLAWLVLFHLLVNIWLLCVFTSLLVVLGGWLGSQAVLESNNMVHLERFITLEQVPYSVKDEQDLDQEIHNTVRKIIRDFVASWYTTVSSESGFEKEVQDAMISMAMELKIRARQVDRKELTQKILDLFGCHLQDFLKAKEVVMEQQKPLSVKWSSDKEQLWKAYSTVTAPHLAMSSNAVEVNYTRAFVDLLLHILVPSPHLETRTGRFVVGELITCNVLLPLIDKLSDPDWLNLFMIEIFGKSSVQRKAAVEELQTSALPLVPAAPTECELPPQQETVNIPQTNIEAETEMLDDVETATPELAAYDVIDSEELDGPQNTEEEEPTQPFLRHYLRGSKSNPFYRENDSDLDSPLTEYKRSSIDSLVMIGQDEGLEDRQKECAPSAKNNGVDLDVDTNGVDGSCPKVLVNSQPLERPSGCGSSLLKAAESAPSPSSLQDLEREGVSPSFNPSRELLLGIEQTVSSLGSPSELTVISPLQGSSPMPSFSFEPLSSPDGPVIIQNLRITGTITAKEHRGTGSHPYTLYTIKYETAMGCDNSISIQPGSEDSDSALTGSENPSPVQPVAYHMVNRRYSEFLNLQTRLEEKAELRKLIKGVKGPKKIFPDMPFGNMDSDKIEARKGLLETFLKQLCAIPEIANSEEMQEFLALNTDARIAFVKKPFITSRIDKIVVNAIVDTLKTAFPRSEPQSPTEDDTEVDGGKLNTDKKNRSRLKFSGKTIPLMNGSDIRPTVLFSLEQTSTVFNGMSLGDLEAFILDRERLALRPEAETEETTVGEEGGGGEDKILRRESEESVKTRSRGQVSSETALAEVALNILCLLMKEQWSWLCTENIQKAIRLLFGTFINRWLDVSVANLTCTRYWVTYLQVIQEAVWPGGTLPTTPQRERSQQQKDVTKEEALHCLMRLLPDLVSEMLGSVKYKLSWQTALESLQDPYINRHLLYCIFDLLLEFLVPEIPEEDFQRSLLQTLSKNPEKLLV